One Mycolicibacterium pulveris genomic region harbors:
- a CDS encoding AAA family ATPase — protein sequence MTGKDRSVKLVPATDVTDDVPVWAWTYGGKGRIQLGTLALFAGRPGAGKSTAARWFAAAVSNGTLAGCWEGRPQNVAYIAPAEESVKYIVKPGLRAAGAAMNRIFFPEVRCDGMQVRLLSVDDEDRLTECFVAHDIKLIVVDPLMDTISAKADINRNNEVRAALQPWMRMADLLEGCILGVAHLKKMPGDDIVAGINASSAFGEVARAVFGFVKDDESPDDRIMSQAKNSTGEEDLALRYRIETCSVITDSGSTGVVGRFAITGNSDRTAGDVLRNASDDRHACRKWLKTHLVDHGKTASAEVKQFGEAQGFSTSAIDRAARLLNVTVTSAGFPRKTYWSFSTPTKVGATDVTDVTDATCAEGTPSASVVDAVTSETSVTSVQFGDPRDGDAVKQTA from the coding sequence ATGACCGGCAAAGACCGCTCAGTCAAGCTGGTTCCCGCCACGGACGTGACCGATGACGTTCCAGTTTGGGCGTGGACCTACGGGGGGAAGGGACGCATTCAACTCGGTACGTTGGCACTCTTCGCGGGTCGGCCGGGAGCCGGAAAATCAACCGCTGCACGCTGGTTCGCAGCGGCGGTGTCGAACGGCACGCTGGCCGGCTGCTGGGAGGGGCGGCCGCAGAACGTCGCCTACATCGCTCCGGCGGAGGAGTCAGTGAAGTACATCGTCAAGCCGGGCTTGCGAGCAGCGGGCGCGGCGATGAACCGAATTTTCTTCCCGGAGGTGCGGTGCGACGGCATGCAGGTCCGTCTTCTCTCTGTGGACGACGAGGACAGGCTCACGGAGTGTTTCGTCGCGCACGATATAAAGCTCATCGTCGTCGATCCGCTGATGGACACCATAAGTGCCAAGGCAGATATCAACCGAAACAACGAGGTTCGTGCGGCATTGCAGCCTTGGATGCGTATGGCGGACTTGCTGGAAGGTTGCATCCTCGGCGTCGCGCATCTCAAGAAGATGCCCGGAGATGACATAGTGGCAGGGATTAACGCTTCGTCAGCCTTCGGTGAAGTCGCCCGCGCAGTCTTCGGCTTCGTGAAGGACGATGAATCGCCCGACGATCGGATCATGTCTCAAGCGAAGAACTCAACCGGCGAGGAAGACCTTGCGTTAAGGTATCGTATCGAAACCTGTTCCGTTATAACGGATTCGGGTAGCACTGGGGTAGTGGGGCGCTTCGCCATCACAGGAAATTCTGACCGCACTGCGGGAGACGTGTTGCGAAACGCTTCTGACGACCGGCATGCGTGTCGGAAGTGGCTCAAAACGCATCTGGTAGACCACGGGAAGACTGCATCCGCAGAGGTGAAACAGTTCGGGGAGGCGCAGGGGTTCAGTACTTCGGCGATCGATCGTGCTGCCCGATTGCTCAACGTCACTGTCACCTCTGCCGGGTTCCCTCGAAAAACGTACTGGTCGTTTTCCACACCAACGAAGGTTGGGGCGACCGACGTAACCGACGTGACTGACGCAACTTGCGCCGAGGGCACCCCGAGCGCTTCGGTCGTCGATGCAGTCACGTCAGAAACGTCAGTCACCTCTGTTCAGTTCGGCGACCCCCGTGATGGGGATGCTGTAAAGCAGACGGCGTAG
- a CDS encoding recombinase family protein: MATAIATGTQLGYARVSTGHQSLDQQVDALTAAGVDSSRIYSDKLSGMSSREERSGLGALLDYAREGDAIVVVGIDRLGRNAAEVMTTIRELGQRGIVLRSIREGIDTSNATGRMVAGVLASLAELELELGRERRTAAREARRARGQSIGRPKALDDAKAALAQRMHASGESATTIASALGVSRATVYRVLSQGA, encoded by the coding sequence ATGGCAACGGCTATCGCTACTGGCACCCAACTTGGTTACGCCCGAGTAAGCACTGGGCATCAATCGCTCGATCAGCAAGTCGATGCGCTTACCGCCGCAGGCGTCGATTCGTCACGCATTTACTCCGACAAGCTGTCGGGCATGTCGTCGCGGGAGGAGCGTTCCGGCTTGGGTGCGCTGTTGGACTATGCACGCGAAGGTGATGCCATCGTGGTCGTGGGCATCGACCGTTTGGGCCGTAACGCCGCAGAGGTAATGACCACAATCCGGGAGTTGGGGCAGCGCGGAATCGTGTTGCGTTCGATTCGCGAGGGGATCGACACCTCGAACGCCACTGGTCGAATGGTGGCGGGGGTGCTGGCGAGCCTGGCCGAGTTGGAATTGGAGTTGGGGCGGGAGCGTCGGACGGCAGCGCGAGAGGCGCGTCGCGCACGCGGGCAGTCAATCGGTCGTCCGAAGGCTCTAGACGATGCGAAAGCGGCTTTGGCGCAGCGGATGCACGCTAGTGGAGAGTCGGCGACCACGATCGCGAGTGCGCTCGGTGTCAGTCGTGCCACCGTTTATCGGGTGCTGAGCCAAGGGGCATAA
- a CDS encoding helix-turn-helix domain-containing protein, whose protein sequence is MFQEVPSVSFAEGLPKRPTIKQAADHHGLSEKTIRRYIAEGRLVAYRVGKRSIRVDRESLIRLATPLGGAA, encoded by the coding sequence GTGTTTCAAGAGGTCCCGTCAGTCAGCTTCGCCGAGGGGCTGCCGAAACGACCAACCATCAAGCAGGCCGCCGACCATCACGGGCTGTCCGAGAAAACGATCCGTCGTTACATCGCTGAGGGTCGGCTAGTCGCATACCGCGTCGGCAAGCGCAGCATACGAGTTGATCGGGAGTCCCTGATCCGTCTCGCGACGCCGCTGGGCGGTGCGGCATGA
- a CDS encoding HNH endonuclease, which translates to MLEQFYRSEPTARTAWRQAILMGANVRTYKFPLGAALLDMARTGRDAVPLVDLATAYAAQLVDRSGDFPQAPSSQSMGEQDFLAVLAREREESRAAGRPTEALVSAAVKSIPAMVMQKFHNLAGREVAHRFYELEGRGPTRIVRLTPSLRAVADESSGVLDDELDARWRIVEASFDAGIGRSIMGGLKFEEASGQLVVAAQRVALTSLRASIDGFQYGRCFYCREPLGDLNGPHIHVDHVFPFKWMTTGSWKGPDLNGVWNLVLAHDSCNLKKSYRNPTDDEIRRLIARNDAIAESPVPLRRTLEIAMGASGSDAAKKRHQFMTNVRNMTTTGHGAGL; encoded by the coding sequence ATGTTGGAGCAGTTCTACCGCAGTGAACCGACAGCTCGGACGGCGTGGCGGCAGGCGATCTTGATGGGCGCCAATGTGCGAACATACAAGTTCCCTCTCGGTGCGGCTTTGCTGGACATGGCTCGCACGGGTCGCGATGCCGTTCCGCTAGTGGACTTGGCGACCGCCTACGCTGCACAACTGGTTGATCGGTCGGGCGACTTTCCGCAAGCGCCGAGTTCGCAATCAATGGGCGAGCAGGACTTTTTGGCGGTGTTGGCGCGAGAGCGCGAGGAGTCACGAGCAGCGGGACGACCTACGGAAGCCCTTGTCAGTGCGGCGGTTAAGTCGATTCCTGCGATGGTGATGCAGAAGTTCCATAACCTTGCGGGCCGGGAAGTGGCGCACAGGTTCTACGAACTAGAGGGGCGGGGACCCACCCGCATCGTCCGCCTAACCCCTAGCCTGCGTGCCGTCGCGGACGAGTCGTCAGGCGTTCTCGACGATGAACTCGACGCCCGATGGAGAATCGTGGAGGCATCGTTCGATGCCGGCATCGGACGCAGCATTATGGGTGGGCTCAAGTTCGAGGAGGCGAGCGGCCAGCTTGTCGTTGCGGCGCAGAGAGTGGCATTAACGAGTCTTCGCGCCTCAATCGACGGATTCCAGTACGGGCGCTGCTTCTACTGCCGCGAACCTCTGGGCGACCTCAACGGACCCCACATACACGTCGATCACGTTTTCCCCTTCAAGTGGATGACCACCGGGAGTTGGAAGGGTCCCGACCTAAACGGTGTGTGGAATTTGGTCCTGGCCCATGATTCCTGCAACCTCAAGAAGTCGTACCGCAACCCTACGGATGACGAAATCCGCCGCCTAATCGCACGGAACGACGCAATAGCAGAATCGCCAGTCCCCTTACGCCGAACCCTCGAAATAGCAATGGGTGCTTCGGGTTCCGATGCGGCGAAGAAGCGTCATCAATTCATGACGAACGTGCGGAACATGACCACCACTGGGCATGGGGCGGGCCTCTGA
- a CDS encoding dipeptidase, whose protein sequence is MDDLVRRVREVLPSVRRDLEDLVRIESVWADPARRPEVHRSADAVAKLLSDAGFGDIQIVSEGGAPAVIGRHPAPPGAPTVLLYAHHDVQPEGDHTQWHSPPFEPTERDGRLYGRGTADDKAGIATHLAAFRAHGGKPPVGVTVFVEGEEESGSPSLSKLLAAQRETLAADVIVIADSDNWSTDVPSLTVSLRGLADCVVEVATLDHGLHSGLWGGVVPDALSALVRLLASLHDDDGNVAVAGLHEATAADVDYPPERLRRETGLLDGVSEIGSGSVPQRLWAKPAITVIGIDTTPIDKSSNTLIPRARAKISMRVAPGGDAAEHLAALTRHLETHAPWGARVTVTPGDLGQPYRIDATGPVYDAARAAFREAWGTEPVDAGVGGSIPFIAEFAEAFPSAKILVTGVEDPATQAHSVNESLHLGVLERAATAEALLLAKLGSDGKIAT, encoded by the coding sequence ATGGACGATCTCGTGCGGCGAGTGCGTGAGGTGCTGCCGTCGGTACGGCGCGACCTCGAGGATCTTGTGCGGATCGAGTCGGTGTGGGCCGACCCGGCCCGCCGACCGGAGGTGCACCGCAGCGCCGACGCGGTGGCAAAGCTGCTGTCCGACGCGGGATTCGGGGACATCCAGATCGTGAGCGAAGGCGGCGCGCCTGCGGTCATCGGGCGTCATCCCGCACCGCCGGGTGCGCCCACCGTGCTGCTGTATGCCCACCACGACGTGCAGCCGGAGGGCGACCACACGCAGTGGCACTCGCCGCCGTTCGAGCCGACCGAACGCGACGGCCGGCTGTATGGCCGGGGGACCGCCGACGACAAGGCCGGTATCGCAACGCATTTGGCGGCGTTCCGGGCACATGGGGGCAAACCGCCGGTCGGGGTGACGGTGTTCGTCGAGGGTGAGGAGGAATCCGGGTCGCCGTCGTTGTCGAAGCTGCTGGCCGCACAGCGTGAGACGCTGGCCGCCGACGTGATCGTCATCGCCGACTCCGACAACTGGAGCACCGACGTGCCGTCGCTGACGGTGTCGCTGCGGGGGCTCGCCGACTGCGTCGTCGAGGTGGCCACCCTCGATCACGGGTTGCATTCGGGGTTGTGGGGCGGAGTGGTGCCCGACGCCCTCAGCGCGCTGGTGCGGTTGCTCGCCAGCCTGCACGACGACGACGGCAACGTCGCGGTGGCGGGGCTGCATGAGGCCACGGCGGCCGACGTCGACTATCCGCCGGAGCGGCTGCGCCGGGAGACCGGCTTACTCGACGGGGTGTCCGAGATCGGGTCCGGCTCAGTGCCGCAACGGCTTTGGGCCAAACCCGCGATCACGGTCATCGGGATCGACACGACGCCGATCGACAAGTCGTCGAACACCCTGATCCCGCGGGCCAGGGCGAAGATCAGCATGCGGGTCGCGCCGGGAGGCGACGCGGCCGAACACCTGGCCGCGCTGACGCGTCATCTCGAGACGCACGCGCCGTGGGGAGCGCGCGTCACCGTCACGCCCGGCGACCTCGGCCAGCCCTATCGGATCGACGCCACCGGGCCGGTCTACGACGCGGCCCGGGCCGCGTTCCGTGAGGCGTGGGGCACCGAACCCGTCGACGCCGGCGTGGGCGGCTCGATCCCGTTCATCGCGGAGTTCGCGGAGGCGTTCCCGTCGGCCAAGATCCTCGTCACCGGGGTGGAAGACCCTGCGACACAGGCACACAGCGTCAACGAGAGCCTGCACCTCGGGGTGCTGGAACGCGCCGCCACCGCCGAGGCGCTGCTGCTGGCGAAGCTCGGCTCAGACGGAAAGATCGCGACGTAG
- a CDS encoding L,D-transpeptidase: MWQVRAVTRPRRRRAWLTAIALVPVVALGLSACGSNSAPPQPQVITDKGTPYGDLLIPKLVSSVKDGAVGVSVDAPVTVSAESGVLGSVTMVNENGRVVDGKLSPDGLTWSTTEPLGYNKRYTLTAESMGLGGATSRQMTFETHSPENLTMPYVVPSDGEVVGVGQPVAIRFDENIPNRLAAQRAITIKTTPPVEGAFYWLNNREVRWRPQHYWKPGTKVEVSVNTYGVDLGDGLFGQENVSTHFTIGDEVVSTIDDNTKTMTVKRNGEVVKTMPVSMGKNSTPTNNGTYIVGEKRAHMVMDSSTYGVPVNSPNGYRTEVDWATQISYSGIYVHAAPWSVGSQGYSNVSHGCVNVSTSNGQWFYNNSKRGDVVEVINTVGSTLPGTDGLGDWNIPWETWKAGNAGV; this comes from the coding sequence ATGTGGCAGGTCCGTGCTGTGACCCGTCCGCGCCGACGTCGTGCATGGCTGACGGCCATTGCCCTTGTCCCCGTGGTCGCGTTGGGGCTGTCTGCCTGCGGCAGCAATTCCGCGCCCCCGCAGCCCCAGGTGATCACAGACAAGGGAACGCCGTACGGGGATTTGCTCATTCCCAAGCTCGTCTCCTCGGTCAAGGACGGCGCGGTGGGGGTCAGCGTCGACGCCCCGGTGACCGTCAGCGCGGAATCGGGCGTGCTGGGTTCGGTCACGATGGTCAACGAGAACGGGCGCGTGGTTGACGGCAAGCTGAGCCCCGACGGCCTGACCTGGTCGACGACGGAACCGCTTGGCTACAACAAGCGCTACACGTTGACCGCGGAGTCGATGGGCCTCGGCGGCGCCACCAGCAGGCAGATGACCTTCGAGACGCACTCGCCGGAAAACCTGACGATGCCCTACGTGGTGCCCAGCGACGGCGAGGTCGTCGGGGTCGGTCAGCCCGTGGCGATCCGGTTCGACGAGAACATCCCCAACCGTCTGGCCGCGCAGCGCGCGATCACGATCAAGACCACGCCGCCGGTCGAGGGCGCCTTCTACTGGCTGAACAACCGCGAAGTGCGTTGGCGCCCACAGCATTACTGGAAGCCCGGCACCAAGGTCGAGGTGTCGGTCAACACCTACGGCGTCGACCTGGGCGACGGCTTGTTCGGGCAGGAGAACGTCTCAACGCATTTCACCATCGGTGATGAGGTCGTCTCCACGATCGACGACAACACCAAGACGATGACGGTGAAGCGCAACGGCGAGGTCGTCAAGACCATGCCGGTTTCGATGGGCAAGAACAGCACGCCGACCAACAACGGCACCTACATCGTCGGCGAGAAGCGCGCGCACATGGTGATGGACTCGTCCACCTACGGGGTGCCGGTCAACTCGCCCAACGGATACCGCACCGAGGTGGACTGGGCGACGCAGATCTCTTACAGCGGCATCTACGTGCACGCGGCGCCGTGGTCGGTGGGCAGCCAGGGCTACAGCAACGTCAGCCACGGCTGCGTCAATGTCAGCACCAGCAACGGGCAGTGGTTCTACAACAACTCCAAGCGCGGTGACGTCGTCGAGGTCATCAACACGGTCGGTTCCACGCTGCCGGGCACCGACGGCCTCGGGGACTGGAACATCCCGTGGGAGACGTGGAAGGCCGGCAACGCCGGCGTCTGA
- a CDS encoding DUF3618 domain-containing protein yields MADRDPDTIKREIDQARNQLASTVDLLAERANPSRLAEDFKAGAVRFVKKPAVAMSLAGAGALLLVLVVRRVKRG; encoded by the coding sequence GTGGCAGACCGCGACCCCGACACCATCAAGCGGGAGATCGATCAGGCACGCAATCAGCTGGCGTCGACCGTGGACCTTCTGGCCGAACGGGCCAACCCCAGCCGGCTGGCCGAAGACTTCAAGGCTGGTGCCGTGCGGTTCGTCAAGAAGCCCGCCGTGGCGATGTCGCTGGCCGGTGCGGGCGCGTTGCTGCTGGTGTTGGTGGTGCGCCGGGTCAAGCGCGGCTGA
- a CDS encoding nucleoside triphosphate pyrophosphohydrolase — MDHIMARRSDITGKLIRDGVAAVIAASGRTARVKTLDETAYRAALWDKLDEEVEELRRASNPNDVLEEAADILEVLVSIAETHGHTIDGLLRTAAMKRAERGRFRNRLWLSAEGPQ; from the coding sequence ATGGATCACATTATGGCGAGGCGCTCCGACATTACGGGCAAATTGATCCGGGATGGCGTGGCAGCCGTCATCGCAGCGTCCGGACGGACAGCCAGAGTAAAGACGCTCGACGAAACGGCTTACCGTGCCGCGCTCTGGGACAAGCTGGACGAGGAGGTCGAAGAACTCCGGCGCGCCAGCAACCCAAACGACGTGTTGGAAGAAGCCGCCGATATTCTGGAAGTGCTCGTAAGCATCGCCGAGACTCACGGACACACAATCGACGGGCTGCTTCGCACTGCGGCGATGAAACGGGCGGAGCGCGGACGGTTCCGCAACAGGTTGTGGCTATCGGCGGAGGGGCCTCAGTGA
- a CDS encoding GIY-YIG nuclease family protein encodes MNAIEPETLISARCYSRDEVLARPCPVPKSPGVYGWWFRQIPGAIDITACEKRDGLTLLYTGISPSRPPANGKPPSSQSLFHRIRYHYTGNAEGSTLRKTLGVLLAGELGIQLRRVGSGTRRTFGPTGEAALSQWMADNALVSWVVREEPWVLEEELIASLDLPLNLQGNAHNDFYPTLRRIRAEAERVARDLPIV; translated from the coding sequence GTGAATGCCATCGAACCGGAAACACTGATCAGTGCGCGTTGCTACAGCCGCGACGAGGTGCTGGCCCGTCCTTGTCCCGTCCCGAAATCGCCGGGCGTGTACGGATGGTGGTTCCGTCAAATACCCGGCGCGATAGATATCACCGCATGCGAGAAGCGGGACGGGTTAACCCTTCTGTACACCGGCATCAGTCCGTCGCGGCCACCAGCGAACGGCAAGCCGCCGAGTAGCCAAAGCCTGTTCCATCGGATTCGCTACCACTACACCGGAAACGCAGAAGGATCGACCCTCCGCAAGACCCTAGGTGTGCTGCTGGCCGGAGAACTCGGCATCCAGTTGCGCCGCGTCGGGTCCGGGACACGACGGACGTTCGGCCCTACAGGAGAAGCCGCGCTCAGCCAATGGATGGCCGACAACGCTCTGGTTTCATGGGTGGTACGCGAGGAGCCTTGGGTCCTGGAAGAAGAACTCATCGCTAGCCTCGACCTGCCCCTGAATCTTCAAGGGAACGCACACAACGACTTCTATCCGACGCTGAGGCGCATCCGCGCTGAGGCGGAACGAGTAGCACGGGACCTTCCGATCGTCTAA
- a CDS encoding site-specific integrase → MAAVKKAKRRSWGTLRTMRNGRVQASYVADDGRRYYAAHTYDTRMDAEGWLANERRLIESGDWTPPDTRAATKLAGTVLLREYVNGWLLERDLTPKTRALYADLLNSRILPVLGEEMLRNVSPGMVRAWWIGLGKATPTRNAHAYQLLRTIFNTAVADKVVSENPCQIKSAGKAPKPRDVRPLTPDELEQVADAVPEKYRAAVPVAAWCGLRFGELIELRRKDVYTVDGNTVLRIRRVATRVGNRIEVGPPKTDAGIRDVTVPPHVAETLRRHMRVNTGQGPESFLFTTTRGQRLSTTAFTKAVKVGFANVGKPEMRVHDLRHVGATLAAQAGATTKELMRRIGHTTPAMAMRYQIAADERDAAIAREMTRLAGPHGSS, encoded by the coding sequence GTGGCCGCAGTGAAAAAGGCTAAGAGGCGCTCCTGGGGCACATTGCGCACCATGCGCAACGGGCGCGTCCAGGCGAGTTACGTGGCCGACGACGGTCGCCGCTACTACGCCGCCCACACTTACGACACGCGGATGGACGCTGAGGGCTGGTTGGCCAACGAGCGCCGGTTGATTGAATCGGGAGACTGGACGCCGCCAGATACGCGTGCCGCAACTAAGCTTGCCGGAACAGTGCTACTCCGTGAATACGTCAACGGCTGGTTGTTGGAGCGGGACCTCACACCGAAGACGCGGGCACTGTATGCGGACCTACTGAACAGCCGAATACTGCCGGTGCTGGGCGAAGAAATGCTGAGGAACGTATCACCCGGCATGGTTCGCGCCTGGTGGATCGGACTGGGCAAGGCGACGCCGACGAGGAATGCTCACGCCTACCAACTGCTGAGAACGATCTTCAACACTGCGGTTGCGGATAAGGTCGTCTCCGAGAATCCGTGCCAGATCAAGTCGGCGGGGAAGGCCCCGAAACCTCGTGATGTTCGACCGCTGACTCCCGATGAGCTAGAGCAAGTGGCTGACGCCGTCCCCGAGAAATATCGGGCTGCTGTCCCGGTTGCTGCCTGGTGTGGACTCCGCTTCGGAGAATTAATTGAACTGCGGCGGAAGGATGTTTATACCGTTGATGGCAACACTGTGCTGCGCATTCGCCGGGTGGCCACACGTGTGGGGAACCGAATTGAGGTCGGCCCACCGAAGACGGATGCAGGAATTCGCGATGTTACTGTCCCGCCCCACGTCGCTGAGACTCTCCGCCGACATATGCGCGTCAACACGGGGCAGGGGCCGGAATCGTTCTTGTTCACCACGACTCGCGGGCAGCGGCTATCGACGACGGCCTTCACAAAGGCCGTAAAGGTTGGCTTTGCGAACGTGGGCAAACCCGAGATGCGCGTACATGACCTTCGACACGTCGGTGCGACGCTCGCTGCCCAGGCTGGCGCGACTACGAAGGAATTGATGAGGCGTATTGGCCACACAACCCCGGCGATGGCAATGCGTTACCAGATCGCGGCTGATGAACGTGATGCGGCGATTGCCCGTGAGATGACCAGGCTGGCGGGTCCGCACGGAAGTTCTTGA
- the bcp gene encoding thioredoxin-dependent thiol peroxidase, whose translation MPQTPRLEVGDKAPAFSLPDSDGNTVKLSDYKGRKVIVYFYPAASTPGCTKQACDFRDNLAELNEAGLDVIGISPDKPEKLAKFRDKEKLTFPLLSDPDRKVLTEWGAYGEKTMYGKSVQGVIRSTFVVDEKGRIGVAQYNVRATGHVAKLRRDLSV comes from the coding sequence GTGCCACAGACACCGCGACTCGAGGTCGGCGACAAAGCGCCCGCGTTCAGCCTGCCGGATTCCGACGGCAACACGGTCAAGCTCTCCGACTACAAGGGCCGCAAGGTCATCGTGTACTTCTACCCGGCGGCATCGACGCCCGGCTGCACCAAGCAGGCCTGCGATTTCCGCGACAACCTCGCCGAGCTCAACGAGGCCGGGCTCGATGTCATCGGCATCTCCCCCGACAAGCCCGAAAAGCTCGCCAAGTTCCGCGACAAGGAGAAGCTGACCTTCCCGCTGCTGTCGGACCCGGACCGCAAGGTGCTCACCGAGTGGGGCGCCTACGGCGAGAAGACCATGTACGGCAAGAGCGTTCAGGGTGTTATTCGCTCGACGTTCGTCGTCGACGAGAAGGGCAGGATCGGGGTGGCTCAGTACAACGTGCGGGCCACCGGGCACGTCGCCAAGCTACGTCGCGATCTTTCCGTCTGA